The genomic interval ACGTTCTTACATTTTTCACATggtttattataattattagaATCACGCTCATGTTACCAAACTCATGACATTAAAAAATCAAAGTATGTCAACCCTTTGTTTTTCCctcaaaaagtttttattttaaataaatgtttggttATATATTCAAATAACTGATATTTGGGACAAAATAGTCCCTACACAcagataatatattttatataagcCACTTTTAAGGAAACTCAAACCTGAAGTTTAATAAACTTCTTGCAAATAATTTATGAAACAACTGAATAAGTGATTGAGCAAacgtaataataaaaaagtggtttatttctattttctaagAAGAAAACACTGTCAAAGTAACAGGAATGAACACTGGGGAACACAAACATGTGCCATGTGGAAGTATTGTATTCACATTGTATTATATTGGCATTAAAATTCAGTTATAAAGGTTAAAGTATTTaggtatttattgatttgttttactcttgtgttttatcctgtaaggtgaccttgagtgtctagaaaggcgccaacaaataaaatgtattattattactattaaagATCAATGATATCAACTAATATTCACACTAATAAATCAGCTAACCAGATGATTCTACTCATTGCTTGTACCAGTACTCAGTCATGTTAGTCTTTATACCAGAGACATGTCTGAAAGTAACAGGACTTAGTTTTTCAGACATATtagcaaataaattaaacacagccACACGGTGTCCATGCTAACACTATGAAAGCGCACAAAATCTGTACTTtttcaaacaaacaacagctaaaagtgaataaaacagaaaaataaaaaggaaattttctttttcccatgGCCTTTAAGAAGATCCAACTTCCTGTTGATCATGTGGCTTTTTCAGATTAACCTGGTAGTGAAACAactaaatattcatttaaactaaaatatttcatAGATGGGATATGAAgtcacataataataaaaaagttctgaaggattttattcatattttatggTAAATGTAAATTTCTTCAGTGTTCTAGGTAGTGTTTTATGAATCTTTACTCATTATTTATCTTAAACCTGAAAGCAGATTAGTAAGCAGGACATTGTTTATTAATAAGAATCTATTTTCATGGTCatctatttaaaagacagattAACGATCATCAGCCGGAGCAATTTACCAAATATTTGTTTCTTATAactgaaataaaccaaaatacatTCCTGAAATTATAAAATTTTGGTTGTGTTGTCTTTAATTTACTCATCTTACCCTTTAACTGCAACAGCTAAATCAACTTGAACTCTTACCTCTGATAAATGCTGAGTCAGCTTCCAAGCACCAACTATACCTCAGTAAATGTTCCAGCTTCTTTctaacaaatggaaaaaaaaacaactttaatttatttaaaatcgaTCGGACAGCATGTCTGTCTTTCCCAGGAAGCCAGTTATTGCTGCAAGCCTCTTTATCTCCAGAGTCCAGTCGGCTGCTTTGAATGAAGCCTGGATGGGCTCAGTTTGTGTGGCTGGtaatgcagagagagaggattTGCATGAAAAACTGATGTCAACATGTAGCTGCTGCCTttatcttaactttatttctgtatgtttgtgtggcTCTGCAGACAGTTACCTGTAATTTAAAGGTGCAGCCCGCATGTTTGACCTCTGTTTACCTACCTTCTTTCCTCTTAGCAAAGCACCACTTACCCTGTGAAACAGGCATGAACATCCTGTGATGAAATCACTGTTACATTAACAGGATGAGCCCATTTGATTGAGGAGGAATTATAAAACCAGTAACACAACCAAGCATCATGTGAAATGCAGTTTTGGCCTTTTTGCAGCTTGACTGAGGCTACAGAGGAGATTAGAGGCCAAAGACGTCCTTggtcctgctggtttctgaCTGATAATGACAAAATATTTGTAGTAGTAATAAGACAAGGATTATTCACAGTATTCATCTTTATTGATCATTtcatccacacagactcaggacATCAGCTGTTTAACCTACGTGGGCGGCTCgtgataaatgtgttttattcagtCTCCCGTCTATACCTACATGTCAGACACCAGTAGAAAGCTCAGATAAGAAGGATAAATCATTCCAGGCTACATTTATAACTGTAGATTCACTAAACGCTTATTTCTGTCCAGTTTCACTCCAGCAGCAGATGAAGCCGCAACAAAAACACTCCTGTTACATCAGCGACAGTTTAGTAAAATATTTGGCCCACAACACGTCTGTTATCCATACAAACTGaggttaataaaataaagactcaTATCTGGATTGCACACAAGAGTCTCTCAGCTGGCCGGGGAACACCTCAGGATTCCCCTGGAGGAGCTGGAAGAAGAGGCTGGGAgaaatgaagatggatggatggatggatggatggatggatggatggatggatggatggatgacagagTGGAACAATGAGATGCCAGAGTCCCATCTATTAAGTGTGACTGACAGCTGGTGATGGAGATGAAATAAACTGGAAACTAAAAGTCACATTTCAACCGACCGACTGACTCGCATCTATTTCAGTTTCATGATCTCAGCAGTGGATTCATCAGACGGCGTCAAGAACCAAAGTCCAGCATGGAGCGGCTGGgtgaatgtggtctggactctgtggaggagggcCATGCTTTCAGAGACGCTGTAGAAGGACAGGATTCCTGCTTTGTGATCCAGATACACTCCTACTCTGGAGGAACGAGGTCCTGACACTGAAGTTTTGAGATTATCGAACCAAAATTCAAAACCACTTGTCTCACAATGCAACGACCAAGATTTATTATTGCTTCCAAACCTACATTCATCTGAGATTCCTGCTCTGGTGATGTTCCTGTATGAGACTGTTATTTCCACCACTCCGCTCCAAtccacctcccagtaacagCGCCCAGTCAGACCCTCTCTGCTCAGGACCTGACACCAGTGGGTGAATCTGTCTGGATGCTCAGAATAAAGCTGTGGTTGTTTCATGTATGTTGCTTTTCTCCTCCCCGTTGAGATTAACAGCTGTGGatgtgctgtgtttggatccagtgtgatttcTTTTGCATGTCTTAAGAATCCAGCTCTGCTCTTTGGTTCTGGTAAAACGTCAGacagtaaaacatccacatcGGTGACCGTcagtgagatgtttgtccatctgtctgtcaggATGTCCTGTAGCTGATCTCTgagctctgacacagctgctgtcacatccgCAAAGTATCCGAGAGGACGGATAGTGAAGCTGGAGGAGTGTGTAGACTCACTGAGTGCAGGCAGTGAGGGGTAGCTGTGTAGGAACTGGTTGTGGTCCTCTGTACGTGAGAGCTTCTCCAGCTCAGcatctttcctcttcagctcagtgatctcctgctgcagcttctcctgaagCCCTTTGACTCGACACccttcagtttcctgctgggatctgatctgctgcttcacatcagagcttcttttgTGGATCAAACGGATCAGCTCTGAGaagatcttctcactgtcctgcactgttttatcagcagaggcgttgatggcctccacctcctgctgaagcagcttcacatctttctctcgGTCCAGGATTCCCTGCTGGATCTGCTGTcgactcacctccagctctttctgccgctcagctctttctgctgcagctgaaaccGTCTGGTGACCTCTATGTTCATCCATCAAGTAGAGGTAACAGATACTCTGCTGATCCGTGCGACAGAAGATCTTCATCTCCTCATTATGACGAGAGCAGATGAGCTGCTGGAGCTTAATGGAAGATTCCACAAgtttatgatttttaaaagaaggattTTCATAGTGAGGCTGGAGGTGTTTCTTACAGTAATAGATCTGACAGACCAGGCAGGACTTGGTGGCTTTCAGCTTCTTCCCAGTGCAGACATCGCAGGCCACGTCTCCTGgtccagcatagcagtgatcagCTGGAGCAGGTTGGATTCcagtcttcttcagctgctCCACTAAAGCTGCTAACATGGTGTTTTTCACCAGGTTAGGCCTCGGTTTGAACTTCTCTCTACACTCAGGGCAGCTgctttttccttcctgatcccAGTAgcttttaatacagttcatgcAGTAGTTGTGTCCACAGGGAATGGTGGTAGGGTCCTGCAGTAGATCCTGACAGATGGAACAAGAGATGGTTTCTTGACTTAAGTCTGTTCCAGTTTGCGCCATTTCTCCCCTCGATATGGCGGCGTTGTTAGTTTCACTTCCTTACACCTAAAAGTAGTTTGAGCTCACGAACAAGTCTCGTTCTGCAGCGAATGTAGCCTGTCAGCTCAGGGTGGTTACAGATATGTCCAAACTTGTAGATCTAaagggagggagaggaaggaaaTGTTGCAAAATAAGGAAATAATGGAGTGTTTCATAGCTAGAAGAAGGAGGAGTTATCAGGCTTTTGTTTCAGGAAGGGGAGGCGTGGACGTGAATCACTATTAATCTAATAAAGAGGTTTCATCAGCTGGATCTTCTTACATCAGGAAATCTTACCACTGTGTGTGACTAAATGAAagacagtgtttgtttttgttctaggTGAATTGCTTTCTTCTTTAATCAGGAGGTCTCACAAAATGCGGGAATACACTGCCATCTGCTGGCCAGCTGGTTGAacaacacacaccaacatgcaATGAGATACAGTATGGAGCCTGAATCACTTTATACAATCCAACGAGcttaaagtgaatatttggtctgagcagctttattcctCATCACGGTCTGAACCCTCTTCTAGAAGCTTCCTGTGGTTTCTCTAGGtggtcttcaggaatagttctccagaaaGACAGGGGTCTTTCtgaagctcttctttggatgtttccgccttttgtttagtttctcttCCAGAAACTATTCATATGCGGAGTCGTTTTTtattcatactttttatttccacgtgtccagtttccTCAAGCACAATGCTGAGATATGCAGAATTTACACCTAACAGCTCggtgggaatcaccttgttgctgcaaaCAATCATGTTTTCAGTCTGTCAGACTGCttgttgttggtgttttttagCTGCAGCTAGACTAAAAATGACcaataaaaaatgaaagcctggagaactattgctcAAGACCACTTAAAGACATCATAATAACATCTAAATGACTGGaagcaaattaaaaagaaatgagagcTGGATCAAAACGTGTACTTCATTTAGTGAATCCTTTCCCTCGACTCCTTTATCTTTATCACTCATCGAATCACACAAGCCAGATTTTGCAGTCATTGAAATCACTGTACAGAATGTATCTTTCCACacattacaaaaatattaaaatcacagTTACAAGTAAATTTAAGTTCTGatttaacactgaaataaatcttGCTGCTCTGCTCTTTGAGTGGTGAAACCGTTCGACACGCTGGAAATGAGAGCAAACAGCTGGAAGCATCCAGGTGTTTACATAACCTCAACCACGGCAATATTAGTCTGTTAACTGGATTAGTTGCAGTTATGGATGATTAGATTAACTGTTGATCCAGAGTTTGTGGATCCAGGATGCGTTTCCCCTCAACGTGGGCAAAGGAAGCCGTCAGACAAGTTTACTACAATAACCCACTCTTTACATCTAATCCTGATCTTTAAATTCATGCTCCACTCTTACACTTATGATTctaaacaaaaccttttttttaaaaacattggaTAAGGTTGTAGACAGGAAGCTTCCAGGCATCGCAGGGATGgatggtgaatttaaaaaccTGCAAAAGATGCagattttcagattttctttggCGGCCCATAACCTCACCATCAGAGCCACAACCCTCCGGGACAAGACATTCAGATaaaccaaaacacaaagaaCATCAACAAAACACTGGTTGTCAAGCTCTTCTTCATTTATACAATCAAATCCATTTGAGTCTGTTTCTCCTGACAGAGGTCGACACTCTCTTGTCCGCTTCTCATGAAGAGAGGGAAGTTTGAGTCCAGGTCGTCACGACGGGCCTGAAGGAGCTTCTGTTTTGGGTTTATTTGTTGGGTCCAGAACTGTTCCTTCATACACAACCTTGTTCTTGATGCTGTCCTGTATTAATCTCTGCTGTGCACGTAGGTTAGCATTGTTCATCCTGCAGTAAAACCTAGAGAAGAGACACAAGGATGTTTCTGTCACAGCTGATGGAATGACCCATGTTGGGCGGGAAAAAGGAAGCAACTTTAAGACCTACCAGGACCCAAGAGTGGTGACCATGAAGCCAGCAAATCCTACGTCAAAAGACCTCTTTACTCGACCTGTGGACAGCAGAAACCTGTGTATTTAATTCATAGCTTTACTTCTAGTTTGTCTGCATCACAAAATCTGACATGACTGAGTAGAAATCTGTTACAGCTCATGAGTTACAAAAACATCAAGAATGaaaagacaagataaataaaatataaacgaTAAACAAGTGTCTGACATGTGAAGAGGAAAGCAGCACCAGTGTAACACTCATTAACATCTTATTTATAAGGCCTGTTTTTTCTGCCTCAGAATCAGTTTGTGTTACCGAGtcagtaaattcacctggaacacagtagaaaaagtaaacgttataaaagaaaacatgtttagtgaaaaccagaggacagcagccCAGCTCAttaaggaatgagtaaagtaatgtctgataggaactgtgctacagtacaaggtaaaaagtgaacctgagaaggtgttttaattaaatatctcaggaagctgTTGATGATGGACATCTCTATCAGAGTCAGTAGAATCCAGGGAcagcccccacattcaccttaaaaacaccatgaggatccagaaagaagtgaagacCAAGCTAGACTATGATGGGGAGATTGAAcacttcactataaaacctccttcatctccatggaaacctgCAGGATCTTTATGATTCATTTCAAACGAAGGCCatgtcataggagaacacattagcagagtttttagagctggaatcaaacttttcaccactaaacagcaaaagtaagacataatttctgattctggctggtagagtcttttagctgagtttctccctggGTATTTTTGGTATGATACATGTTAGGATTGCTGCTTCCTAACATGTGCACTGACCTTCTGATCTTCATGTATTTCATGCTGCCCCTGCACAGGATGCTCTTGTGGTGAAGAGGTTAATAGCTAGCATAAAACAAGCATTAACTGGCTCATGAACAGATGCCAACATAACCCCAGCCTCAAGCATACTCACTGGTGGCCAGAAAATAGAGCATGCCAGCAGCTAGGGAGCCTCCGGCTCCATGTAGGATGGAGTCTCTGGCACATGGTGTCTTCTGAACATCCAGGATCCCCAACAGTTTAAACCCCTGCAGGACATACAGTCAGGAATTAGAGACAGTCTTCAAAGCCTCATAAAGACTCAAATTTTGAGTTTATACATGCACCCACATTACCTGGGTGAGTAAATCTGGTTTAGGTTAAATTCAATTTCATACCTTTCCGGTCAGACTTACAACCCCCCCTCCACCGTCTTATCTTAAGATCTTtacaaataacagtaaacacctCAGCCTGTGGGGTCATTTACACTGCGGGGCATCTAATTGTCCTGTCTAGAATGAAGCTTGACGGAGAATCTAAAGTTGTACTGAGGCATCACAGAATCACATTTATCTAACATGTTAGGTTACGAAGGCAAGAAGGGAccaaaaaacaagtaaacatgtatgaaaattatgtaaattctATGTGTGACCTCCGTGTTCACCAGATCATGACATGCCACTGTCTCTTGCCCAGCTGGATCTGTGACCACTTTATAGCCGAATGATTGACGTTAATGCTGTTAAAATTTAACACTGTCCTTTGTTTCAGTTGCAAATAAAAGCTGCACATGAAACCCTTTCACAAGAATCAAAGCACCCAGTTCTACCAGATGAATAGCAATTTTTGTTCTTTACTGTAACTTTGGGTATTTTGTGAACTGAATTAACAAAACCCCTTTTAGTTTAATTGTGGTCGCGTttagttcttttttcttcttatttgtgTTTAGGTGGATAAAGAGGGCTTTGACCGGAAGCTATGATATTTGGTGAAGGTTATCTCACCGAAGATATAATCCAAATGCTCGACCTGgtgacctttttcttttatcgTAAGAACTTCTTTAGCTGTGGTGTATACGATGTAACATAACTActataaaatatgattttaaaactCAAAAAATCATCCCAGGCATTTGTTGACCTTCTGAAACCTAGATTACTTCATAACATTTCCCTGGTTTTCCATCTGGCAACGACCTGTAACAAACACCTCTGACCTTGTTTTGTCTCGCCTCCTCTTCGCCCGCCATGTCCGCCTCGGGTCAGTCTCCTTCGGTAAAGTTTAGTTGCAGCTATGCTGGAAAAAAGTCTCCTTTTCAATTTTCATAACCGTGTCGCTTCTGCGCATGCGCTATTGCTCAACTTGGTCCACCAGTTTTTAAAAGCCGATTCCAAACGAGTGTGTATGTTAAGTTCCGCACGCTTCTGCGTTCACAGCGCTCGGTTGCGTAACAGCGTCACTGACATGGAGTGGACTCCTGCTGTAAACCATgtgtaaagaaaacacttttattattattattattattattattattattattattattattattattattattattattattattattattttacctgACGTGGTGGTGCCTTTAAAATTAGGTTTATCTGATCATATTAAGAGATAATAACGcgatttttctttgctttctcaGTCAATGTAattatgttcattttatttattttacttttaatctaTATAGTTTAAGTTAGGTCTAAAAATAGGCTTCAAGAGCTCAGGTTTATGCGCTACTTCCAGCTCTACAGCTGAACGTGTCCATTTTTACATCGTGTTCTTGACGTGGAACAAGTGACATGATTGTTATAAATGAAATACAACCCAAATGACCCCAGAGGATGAaatccaaataaattaaatgatacTGTGTCATCTTACCCTAATCAAAGATTAATCCTAACAGGAGCTGTTTCTTCATACAACAGGATCAAGGTCTTAAGTGAATAACACCAAACAGGAAGCCAGCATGTCGCTTTGACAAGACAGGTCTTAACCTAGAACAATACTTCATCCTTTTACATCCTGCTGTGTTTTATCTGCATCTGGTGGCTGACCTGCAGGTAGCGGATTTACTTTCAAGGTCTGCTTAAAATACACGTTCCCATACCGGGAGTTGAACCCGGGCCGCCTGGGTGAAAACCAGGAATCCTAACCGCTAGACCATATGGGACATATGTAAGCTTAATTTAGCTTCCATCACAGTGTGCTTGAGCAAGGCACTGTTTATAATCCTGACTTTTGAGCCCAACAGGATGCAAAAGATAATTCACTGGAAGGCTAATCCTTGGATCAATATCAAGATTCAAAACACTGCAATGTTCAATCTCTTTAACAAAAACAGGTTGAAGCTGCATGACCTTCACCACGTTTGGTCCATGTTTGGTCCTGAGCATCAGACTCCAGCAGAGCCCTGTGTGCTGTATAAAGCCTGAACAG from Melanotaenia boesemani isolate fMelBoe1 chromosome 16, fMelBoe1.pri, whole genome shotgun sequence carries:
- the LOC121655941 gene encoding tripartite motif-containing protein 16-like encodes the protein MAQTGTDLSQETISCSICQDLLQDPTTIPCGHNYCMNCIKSYWDQEGKSSCPECREKFKPRPNLVKNTMLAALVEQLKKTGIQPAPADHCYAGPGDVACDVCTGKKLKATKSCLVCQIYYCKKHLQPHYENPSFKNHKLVESSIKLQQLICSRHNEEMKIFCRTDQQSICYLYLMDEHRGHQTVSAAAERAERQKELEVSRQQIQQGILDREKDVKLLQQEVEAINASADKTVQDSEKIFSELIRLIHKRSSDVKQQIRSQQETEGCRVKGLQEKLQQEITELKRKDAELEKLSRTEDHNQFLHSYPSLPALSESTHSSSFTIRPLGYFADVTAAVSELRDQLQDILTDRWTNISLTVTDVDVLLSDVLPEPKSRAGFLRHAKEITLDPNTAHPQLLISTGRRKATYMKQPQLYSEHPDRFTHWCQVLSREGLTGRCYWEVDWSGVVEITVSYRNITRAVSGPRSSRVGVYLDHKAGILSFYSVSESMALLHRVQTTFTQPLHAGLWFLTPSDESTAEIMKLK
- the LOC121655977 gene encoding cytochrome c oxidase assembly protein COX20, mitochondrial, whose protein sequence is MAGEEEARQNKGFKLLGILDVQKTPCARDSILHGAGGSLAAGMLYFLATSRVKRSFDVGFAGFMVTTLGSWFYCRMNNANLRAQQRLIQDSIKNKVVYEGTVLDPTNKPKTEAPSGPS